CTTTATGCGAGTCGCGGAGCCGTTGTGGAAAATCCGATCGACGTTTTTGAAAAATCTTTCGAAAACAAAGTCCTTTCCATTCAAAGAAAAACCCAGGTAAACGAGAACCTTCCGGTTCATCGGGCCCTTTTTTATGGAACCCACAATTCATATAACAGCAAGTCATACGCCGGGCCGTTTTTTTCTTACGCATTCCCGAATCAAAAATATTCCATCGGGGAACAACTTCGTCTCGGAGCTCGTTTTATCGAGTTGGACGTGCACTGGGCTCTAGGAACTCACGCTCGTAAGGAACTCCTTCTTTGTCACGGACAGGATAACCACGTCGGTTGTAACGTCTTTGATCGTCCTTTCTATAAAGGTTTGCAAGAAGTCCGTGATTGGGTTTCCAATTCCGCAAATCGCAACGAAGTTTTAGTTCTTTATATCGAAGATAAGTTCGACGGTCATTCTTCAGAAGCGCTCCAGACTCTGAAAGATTATCTTGATCCTTGGTTGTATCGTTATTCAGGAAGTTGTTCCGATATTCCTTCTCCGGAGAATATGCCGAAGTTAGGCGATATGGTCGCTTCTAATAAAAGAATTCTTCTTATGAGCAACGGTTGTTACGATTCTCAGTGGAGCGGTTACTTCAAGAAAATCTTCTTTGGCGGTT
This is a stretch of genomic DNA from Leptospira tipperaryensis. It encodes these proteins:
- a CDS encoding lectin-like protein, producing MKRILSILIFSLFLGTMGNLYASRGAVVENPIDVFEKSFENKVLSIQRKTQVNENLPVHRALFYGTHNSYNSKSYAGPFFSYAFPNQKYSIGEQLRLGARFIELDVHWALGTHARKELLLCHGQDNHVGCNVFDRPFYKGLQEVRDWVSNSANRNEVLVLYIEDKFDGHSSEALQTLKDYLDPWLYRYSGSCSDIPSPENMPKLGDMVASNKRILLMSNGCYDSQWSGYFKKIFFGGSTGSPKEFKGYPDCNYSRATYNSTMVRFFNDTTNYFGFYDGVKESGSFTDANIQSMLACEVNVFGIDQFDPDFAKKAIWSWNASEPNNWAGSEHCAVVWSNGRWNDLNCSSWNRFSCKDSSGNWYVTAGGGSWSSGNSQCSSETGGRYKFSAPLTPYENRKLLEAKNSVGAGDLWINLTDQASEGNWLLGN